The proteins below come from a single Corynebacterium cystitidis genomic window:
- a CDS encoding GNAT family N-acetyltransferase — protein MSKAGFKLRPVRPEDYPQVRSIYEMGLDTGHATYETAGPTWEQFTQAKIMETVFVAVEEDDDSKLLGWTSAAPASSRSVFHGVVEDSIYVHPDATGRGIAGALLDRLMEVCQDLDKWAIHAWIFPENEGSARLHLSRGFEKVGTYHHLAKMTYGELAGQWRDTDVYEKLLTKPEEKLNNTGN, from the coding sequence ATGAGCAAGGCTGGCTTTAAACTCCGACCAGTACGCCCTGAGGACTACCCCCAGGTGCGTTCAATCTACGAAATGGGCCTGGACACTGGGCATGCCACCTACGAAACCGCAGGCCCAACCTGGGAGCAGTTCACCCAGGCCAAGATTATGGAAACCGTTTTCGTCGCCGTCGAAGAAGACGATGACTCAAAACTACTGGGCTGGACGTCTGCGGCACCCGCGTCGTCGAGAAGCGTGTTCCACGGCGTGGTAGAAGACTCCATCTATGTGCACCCGGACGCAACTGGGCGCGGTATCGCGGGTGCTCTGCTTGATCGCTTGATGGAAGTCTGCCAGGACCTGGATAAGTGGGCGATCCATGCATGGATCTTCCCGGAAAATGAAGGTTCTGCGCGTCTCCATCTCTCTCGCGGATTCGAAAAAGTTGGCACCTACCACCACCTAGCGAAGATGACCTATGGGGAACTAGCAGGCCAATGGCGCGACACCGATGTTTACGAAAAGCTGTTGACAAAACCGGAAGAAAAGCTCAACAACACCGGCAACTAG
- a CDS encoding IS256 family transposase — MTRRDPEDKARIDAIEEKLLANPEVAKIIKELATSTTDANELVRGMLQASLSAALQAEMDVHLGYQSGDRAAKNAARADNHRNGSYPKTVDSNYGPVTIDVPRDRQGTFVPTMVPKGVRRLTDVDDMIVSLYAGGMTIRDIQHHLATALKIDVSHETISAVTDAVLDEVLQWQSRQLDEFYPVVFLDALRIKVRDGGRVVNKSAYLAIGVDMDGIKHILGIWIAKEEGASFWAQVCSHLANRGVKDVFIVCCDGLKGLPEAVEATWPNSMVQTCIVHLIRAANRWVAYGDRKAVSAALKQIYTAADEDQAAQALEHFAATELGQKYPQSVKVWRDAWDRFIPFLQFPPAARKVIYTTNSIESFNNQLRKATRNRVQFTNDESAVKTLWLMICNIEDRRAAKRAKEGKKVAATAGRLIEGARVAGWKQAINQMSVAYPDRFQNYL; from the coding sequence ATGACGCGACGTGATCCAGAGGATAAAGCTCGGATTGATGCTATTGAGGAGAAACTGCTTGCCAATCCTGAGGTAGCTAAAATCATCAAGGAGCTTGCAACCTCTACTACGGATGCCAATGAACTGGTCAGGGGCATGCTGCAAGCCTCGCTATCGGCAGCATTGCAGGCGGAAATGGATGTCCACCTCGGCTATCAGTCTGGTGACAGGGCAGCCAAAAACGCTGCTCGGGCTGATAACCACCGCAATGGCAGCTATCCAAAGACCGTGGATTCTAACTATGGGCCTGTCACCATTGATGTGCCCCGTGATCGGCAGGGGACGTTTGTTCCGACGATGGTGCCTAAAGGAGTACGTCGCCTGACCGATGTCGATGACATGATCGTTAGTTTGTATGCCGGTGGGATGACCATCCGTGATATCCAACACCACCTAGCCACAGCCTTGAAGATCGATGTGTCGCATGAGACGATCTCTGCGGTTACTGATGCAGTGCTCGACGAAGTACTGCAGTGGCAAAGCCGCCAGCTAGATGAGTTCTACCCCGTGGTGTTCCTCGATGCACTGCGTATCAAAGTCCGTGATGGTGGGCGAGTGGTCAACAAGTCTGCTTATCTGGCTATCGGGGTGGATATGGACGGTATTAAGCACATCCTGGGTATTTGGATTGCCAAAGAAGAAGGAGCCTCGTTCTGGGCACAGGTCTGTTCCCACCTGGCTAACCGGGGTGTTAAAGACGTTTTCATCGTGTGCTGTGATGGGTTGAAAGGCCTGCCAGAAGCAGTCGAAGCGACCTGGCCGAACTCGATGGTTCAAACCTGTATCGTCCACCTGATCAGGGCAGCCAACCGGTGGGTTGCGTACGGGGACCGTAAAGCAGTATCAGCGGCTTTAAAGCAGATCTACACCGCTGCTGATGAGGACCAGGCAGCGCAAGCGTTAGAACACTTTGCTGCAACTGAGCTGGGGCAGAAATATCCGCAATCAGTGAAAGTGTGGCGCGATGCGTGGGATCGGTTTATACCGTTTCTACAGTTCCCGCCAGCAGCGAGGAAGGTGATCTACACGACGAATTCGATTGAATCGTTTAACAATCAACTACGTAAAGCCACCCGTAATAGGGTGCAGTTCACTAACGATGAATCCGCAGTCAAGACGCTGTGGTTGATGATCTGCAATATCGAAGATCGCCGTGCCGCCAAACGAGCCAAAGAAGGCAAAAAGGTTGCTGCCACAGCCGGACGCCTCATAGAAGGTGCACGCGTGGCAGGGTGGAAACAAGCCATCAACCAAATGTCCGTAGCCTACCCCGACCGCTTCCAAAACTACCTATAA
- a CDS encoding class II fumarate hydratase, producing MTEQEYRIEKDTMGEVKVPKDALWRAQTQRAVDNFPISGRGLESAQIRALGLLKAACAQVNKDSGALDAEKADAIIAAAKEIGENKHDESFPIDVFQTGSGTSSNMNTNEVIASLAAHNGVEVHPNDHVNMGQSSNDTFPTATHVAAVNEAVNDLIPGLKVLHESLKNKAQEFSQVVKAGRTHLMDATPVTLGQEFGGYARQIELGIERVEATLPRLGELAIGGTATGTGLNTSADFGAKVTEELKKLTGLEDLKEAENHFEAQANRDGLVEFSGAMRTVAVSLYKIANDIRLMGSGPLTGLAEIHLQDLQPGSSIMPGKVNPVLCETATQVSAQVIGNDAAVAFGGSQGQFELNVFIPMMARNVLESARLLANTARVFAEKCVDGITANEERMKQFAESSTSIVTPLNSAIGYENAAKAAKHALNEKMTVREAVIDLGFVDGENLTEEELDKRLDVLSMANTDRD from the coding sequence ATGACTGAGCAGGAATACCGCATCGAGAAAGACACCATGGGCGAAGTTAAGGTGCCCAAGGACGCGCTGTGGCGTGCACAAACACAGCGTGCGGTTGATAACTTCCCGATTTCTGGCCGTGGGTTGGAATCGGCCCAGATTCGCGCACTTGGTTTGCTCAAGGCAGCATGTGCACAGGTAAACAAAGATTCCGGCGCACTCGACGCCGAGAAAGCGGATGCGATTATCGCGGCGGCGAAGGAGATCGGCGAGAACAAGCACGACGAGTCCTTCCCCATCGACGTATTCCAAACCGGTTCCGGCACCTCTTCCAATATGAACACCAACGAGGTCATCGCGTCGTTGGCCGCACACAATGGTGTAGAAGTCCATCCGAATGACCATGTGAATATGGGCCAGTCTTCTAACGACACCTTCCCTACCGCTACCCACGTGGCTGCGGTCAACGAGGCTGTCAATGATCTCATCCCTGGCCTGAAGGTTCTGCATGAGTCCCTGAAGAATAAGGCGCAGGAGTTCTCTCAGGTGGTCAAGGCTGGCCGCACCCACTTGATGGATGCAACCCCTGTCACACTGGGCCAGGAGTTCGGTGGTTACGCCCGCCAGATCGAGCTTGGTATCGAGCGCGTCGAGGCTACTTTGCCACGTTTGGGTGAGCTCGCCATCGGTGGTACCGCTACCGGTACCGGATTGAACACCTCCGCCGATTTCGGCGCAAAGGTGACCGAGGAGCTTAAGAAGCTCACCGGGCTGGAGGACCTGAAGGAAGCTGAGAACCACTTCGAAGCTCAGGCTAACCGCGACGGTCTTGTTGAGTTCTCCGGTGCGATGCGCACGGTTGCGGTCTCTTTGTACAAGATCGCCAACGATATTCGCCTCATGGGCTCCGGCCCATTGACTGGTCTGGCGGAGATTCACCTGCAGGACTTGCAGCCTGGTTCTTCCATCATGCCGGGCAAGGTTAATCCTGTGCTCTGCGAGACCGCGACCCAGGTCTCTGCTCAGGTCATCGGCAACGACGCTGCCGTGGCTTTCGGTGGTTCCCAGGGCCAGTTCGAACTCAACGTCTTCATTCCGATGATGGCTCGTAATGTGCTTGAATCCGCTCGCCTGCTGGCCAACACCGCCCGCGTGTTCGCTGAGAAGTGCGTCGACGGCATCACCGCCAACGAAGAGCGCATGAAGCAGTTCGCTGAGTCCTCCACCTCGATTGTGACCCCGTTGAACTCTGCTATCGGCTATGAAAACGCGGCGAAGGCTGCAAAGCATGCTCTCAATGAGAAGATGACTGTCCGCGAGGCTGTTATTGATCTCGGCTTTGTCGACGGCGAGAACCTCACTGAGGAAGAGCTGGACAAGCGCCTCGATGTCTTGTCGATGGCCAACACTGATCGTGACTAA